From one Phocoena sinus isolate mPhoSin1 chromosome 4, mPhoSin1.pri, whole genome shotgun sequence genomic stretch:
- the SGO1 gene encoding shugoshin 1 has translation MAKERCLKKSFQDSLEDIKKRMKEKRSKNLAEIGKRKSLIAAPCQIITNTSTLLKNYQDNNRMLVLALENEKSKVREAHDIILQLRKECYYLMCQLYTLKEKLTSQQTEEPAQDREVCRSGMDSSSDSNSRNLLVEDLPQVPLQDADFPGQEELFQIEEPVPNISQDRLGFDLDSGEDKSTDNVLPRTVSLRRSLKKHVNNPCQFNALDDFGISHLSEQFLELERIRFVDPPVNTHIPENVEQNFCQWNKDQIYLSPRLIHPGQSTKTKEDILEYKLDQTKSKHRAAQGRKREEKRKANKRKKTKSVSKYKGSKKKTVSQKKLDKSVTSRDAYNFNLQEGVHLTPFRQKMSNDSKREENNNESEVSVCETSGSGDDSDDLYMPTSKYSQDLTSESDRSPVTRPRSKRALKRRGEKETEGSEPTKTPPSALPETHQSPHFHLKDITNVPLYPVVKTRKLSLSPKKNVESPPVSLHKRRCTASVNYKEPTLASKLRRGDPFTDLCFLNSPIFKQKKDSRRSSKKKKA, from the exons ATGGCCAAGGAAAGATGCCTCAAAAAGTCCTTTCAAGATAGTCTTGAAGACATAAAGAAAcgaatgaaagagaaaaggagtaaAAACTTGGCAGAGATTGGCAAACGAAAGTCTTTGATAGCTGCACCATGCCAAATAATCA cCAACACTTCCACACTGCTAAAAAACTACCAAGACAACAACAGAATGTTAGTCTTAgctttggaaaatgaaaagtcCAAAGTGAGAGAAGCCCATGATATCAtcttacagctgaggaaagaatgttACTACCTCATGTGTCAGCTGTACACACTGAAAGAAAAACTTACTTCACAACAGACAGAAGAACCTGCTCAG GACCGGGAAGTATGTCGCTCTGGAATGGACTCCAGTAGCGACAGCAACTCCAGGAATTTACTCGTGGAGGATTTACC GCAAGTTCCTCTTCAGGACGCTGACTTTCCAGGACAAGAAGAATTGTTCCAAATAGAAG agCCAGTACCTAATATTTCTCAAGACAGACTGGGATTCGATTTGGATTCAGGTGAAGATAAGTCAACTGATAATGTCTTACCTAGAACTGTATCTCTCCGTCGCAGTTTAAAGAAACATGTCAACAATCCATGTCAGTTCAATGCCTTGGATGATTTTGGAATCAGTCATTTGTCAGAGCAGTTTTTGGAACTGGAAAGAATTAGATTTGTAGACCCACCAGTAAACACGCACATACCTGAAAATGTAGAACAAAATTTTTGTCAATGGAACAAGGATCAAATTTACTTATCACCAAGGCTAATTCACCCAGGACAATCTACTAAGACAAAAGAAGACATTTTAGAGTATAAATTAGACCAAACTAAAAGTAAGCACAGAGCTgcccaaggaagaaaaagagaagagaaaagaaaagctaacaaaaggaaaaaaacaaaatctgtctCAAAATATAAAGggagcaaaaaaaaaactgtttcccAAAAAAAGTTGGATAAATCTGTTACCTCTAGGGATGCTTACAATTTTAATTTGCAAGAGGGTGTTCATCTCACTCCTTTCCGACAAAAAATGAGCAATGAttctaaaagagaagaaaacaacaatGAATCTGAAGTGAGCGTCTGTGAAACAAGTGGTTCAGGAGATGATTCTGATGACCTCTATATGCCCACGTCCAAGTACAGTCAAGATCTCACCAGTGAATCGGATAGGAGTCCAGTCACCAGGCCTCGATCTAAAAGAGCACTGAAACGTAGGGGTGAAAAGGAGACAGAGGGTTCTGAGCCAACAAAAACTCCTCCTA GTGCACTACCTGAAACTCACCAGTCACCTCATTTTCACCTGAAGGATATCACAAATGTCCCCTTGTATCCTGTAGTGAAAACCAGaaaactttctctttctccaaaaaAGAATGTAGAAAGCCCACCAGTGTCTTTGCATAAACGTAGGTGCACAGCCAGTGTGAACTATAAGGAACCCACGCTTGCTTC GAAACTGAGAAGAGGGGACCCTTTTACAGATTTGTGTTTCTTGAATTCACctatttttaagcagaaaaaggATTCCAGACgcagttctaaaaaaaaaaaagcatga